In Cyprinus carpio isolate SPL01 chromosome A1, ASM1834038v1, whole genome shotgun sequence, the following proteins share a genomic window:
- the LOC109113093 gene encoding piggyBac transposable element-derived protein 4-like, producing the protein MLRLPGHVQRAIKYKWTDVSISELYCYIGLLFYMAMVKLSTIRDYWRQDNLFSVPFPATVMSRDRYRTISWNLHMSHPDADQDNDRKRGTAEHDRLFRVRPLMDTIRHACKAIYHPRKNLAVNKRMVACKANAGMTRYMKAKPTRLGFKLFALTDSSNGYTVDFAVYTGKNKFPTGHGLSYDAVTSLLDRRVLGSGYHVYMDDFYTSPKLLTDLFALKFGACGTYRDNRKDCPRNAANSLSKKSVRGSIRWIRDKHLVFVKWMDTREVSVCSTIHAAYTGDNVQRRAKTQNGWRTKSFPRPAPVTAYNQHIRGADLSDQLLQYYSTQHKTMKWYRKLFLHFLDIAATNAFIVHKELYGTMSHKVFMEELVAELCGV; encoded by the coding sequence ATGCTCAGGCTGCCAGGGCATGTGCAAAGGGCCATAAAATATAAATGGACAGACGTCAGCATCAGTGAGCTGTACTGCTACATTGGGCTACTCTTCTACATGGCCATGGTGAAGTTGAGTACCATCAGAGACTACTGGCGGCAGGACAATCTTTTCTCTGTTCCTTTTCCTGCCACAGTCATGTCAAGGGACAGATACCGCACCATTTCATGGAATCTGCACATGAGTCACCCAGATGCAGACCAGGACAATGACAGAAAGAGGGGCACAGCTGAACACGACCGTCTTTTCAGGGTCAGACCCCTCATGGACACTATCCGGCATGCATGTAAGGCTATCTATCATCCAAGAAAAAACTTGGCAGTGAATAAAAGAATGGTGGCATGCAAAGCAAACGCAGGAATGACTCGGTACATGAAAGCCAAGCCAACCAGGTTGGGCTTCAAGCTGTTTGCTCTTACGGACTCATCAAACGGATATACTGTAGATTTTGCTGTTTACACAGGAAAGAACAAGTTTCCCACAGGCCATGGACTGTCATATGACGCTGTGACATCTCTGTTAGACCGGAGAGTTTTGGGCTCTGGGTACCATGTATACATGGATGATTTTTACACCAGTCCCAAGCTCCTAACAGACTTGTTTGCTTTGAAGTTTGGTGCATGTGGGACTTACAGAGACAACAGGAAAGATTGCCCTCGGAATGCAGCTAACTCACTCTCCAAAAAATCTGTGAGGGGCTCCATCAGGTGGATTCGAGACAAACATCTTGTGTTTGTGAAATGGATGGACACACGAGAGGTGTCTGTCTGTTCCACCATCCATGCTGCTTATACAGGAGACAATGTGCAGAGGAGGGCGAAAACACAAAATGGATGGAGGACAAAGAGTTTTCCACGTCCTGCACCTGTGACTGCCTACAACCAGCACATTCGGGGCGCTGACCTGTCTGATCAGCTGTTACAGTATTACAGTACACAGCACAAAACAATGAAGTGGTACAGAAAGCTATTTCTACACTTCTTGGACATTGCTGCCACCAATGCTTTTATTGTACACAAAGAGCTTTATGGCACCATGAGCCACAAGGTGTTTATGGAAGAACTAGTTGCAGAGCTCTGTGGTGTGTAA